In Oreochromis aureus strain Israel breed Guangdong linkage group 22, ZZ_aureus, whole genome shotgun sequence, the genomic window ttttctttcattatttacaAGAAACAAAATTACTCTAAGAATTTTCTCACAATATTTTACAGGGAAGTTATTTTTTGGGCAGGCTCCACTATCAAGCctttatatatagtatatatatatcactATGCCTTAAGATTCAGACTAGACACACCATTGCCATCTATATAACAAAAACACCAATGAGGAGGATTTAACTTCTAAAAGCATCTTAAAGCTATTTTAACAAATCCCCCCTCCAACCCGTCAGCTGTCCTGGAATGTTAGCAGCTATTaactaaaacacagaaatggcTCATCCTGCAGGCAcaacaaagaccttttttttgttctttttctgtgctttctgaggtttttaaataaataaaatgttaatgatgatgatgtttcatCTTGCACCACTTTTCATTCCCACAGTTAGCGGAGAGGCACCTAATAAATGTTTCTATTCAGGTCATTAGGCCTCATTCTGCACATCAGAACGCCAGAGTCTCTATCAGTACAGTATCCCCTCAGGTTCTAGTAATAAATACTTCTTCATAGATAATGGCAGAGGCAGCTGTGCTACTCCTCTGTCACAGAAACCGCCCAGGGCAGCTCTGATGGCACATCTGGAGAGGTGAAGCAGACTGCGAGGAGCGTCGGTGCAAACAGCAAACACGGAGTCGTAGAAGTCTTTATGGCGCTgaggaaacaaaaagaaacagacgCTTTTGTTTAACTTCAATTAGAGAGCACACTCAGTTATATTCAGCTAATGTAAGCTGAATTTAAAGGGGCAATACACTAATTTAACAGTTGAGAGACATCATATAGCTTTGAATTTGTTCATCCATAAATATTTCATCTTTTAacattattttcagtttttgaagTTATTAATGGGATTTCTTACACAGGATtaagttttttcctttttaatttcaGTCAATGTGTTTGTACTGTATTTAAAGAAAGCAGTCTTTATTAGCTTTACCTTGTAGCAGTCATCAGGAAGAGCAGCTCTCCACTTCCTTGTGGGTTTTAAACTGCTATAGGAGTTAACCAAGATTTCTACTACTCTGGGGTAGTCATGGCAGTTCTGGAACACCTGTGCAAAACATTACAGACTTTGTAGTTAAACATATAGTATAACACAGATTATTTCAGCACAAACCCACATCATCATCTTCTCTACCTTGTGGAACTGTGGTGGGTAAATCCGTGCTGCATTGTAGTTGAGCAGCAGCTGAAAGCAGAGGTCTGGTATGGCCATAGGCCTGACTTCCGTCACTTTGAGGAGATACTGAATGGGAGAACAGCCGTTGATGTCCATGGCTCGAGAATTTGCCCCAGCCTCCAGCAGCATCTTTATCAGGACGTGATCGCAGTTCCAGGCAGCTTTGTGAAGAGCTGTTTTGTGGTCCGCCTCCTGAATGTTTGGATCTGCAACAGAAATCAAATCTGAAACGGTGCAGTGGAAGTAAAGGGGGAGGTTAAAGTCAAAGTCAAGGAAACCTATCTAGAGCTTCTTACCAGCTTGATGGTCCAGCAGGAGGCGACAGACTAGATGATGGTCTTGGCTGTAGGTTTGCTCCTTAGTGTCAAAAGCCCAGAAGGCTGCAGTCATCAGAGGAGTCTCCTGCAAAGAGTTCACTGCATCCACAGATGCTCCATGAGCCAAAAAGAGAGCCACCAGCTCCGGAACACCGAATCTGGCTGCCGTGTGTAGAGGTGTGTCCTCTTCGTTGTTGTGGCTCGCCTTGTTGACTTTTGCACCTCcatgagaggaaaaaaacaattttgttgttgttttagggGCTTCTGCAGTGACTGTATTTGTGCTTTTATCCTTGCCTTCTCACCTTTGAGGATAAGCTGCTTGGCACACTCTACAGACTCCCGGGTAATGCAGTAGTGCAGCGGCGTGTGTCCGCTCAGTGACAGGCTGTTGACCTTTGCCCCGTGAGCCAAAAGCAAGGCCACACAGTCTCCATTGGACACCTCGCAGGCTACGTGCAGAGGCGTCTTCCCATTGGGCATCCGGTTGACGGCTGCGCCTTTCTGAAGTAGCACCAGCGCCGTCTCCACAGCATTGTACATCACACATACATGGATACCCATGGCCCAGGACTTTTCCAGTTTGTAGCCGGGTAGCCAGTATCCTAAAAGAGATCAGCAGTTTCATCTAAGTACTTTGTAATATTTGAGTTACACAGACAATCCAAGCATTAAAGTGTGTGCAATAATCCATCCTATGTACTATGGTTCTATGGAAGTTTTGCACCACCTAGTGGTCAACTTACTGGACTGCTTACCAACAATGGAGAAGTGTGAGAAATCTCATGATCTGCATTTATactcagtacacacacacacacacacatacaaacacagttTTCTGGCACCTTGTTTGTAGGAGGCGAGGACCATGCTGGGATCTTCCACCTCCAACACAACGTCAATGTCTAGTTTGCTGGTTTGTAAAATCTCAAGGACTTCCTGTGCGTTGTTGGTATGCAAGGCCTCCAGGAACCGTTGCTTCAGCTGATTTTCAGCCAGTTTTCTGGGACTCAAATCCTCCATGAAATCTCTGTGCGAAGGGCCTAGCGCTGCCAAATCGTCTGGCTTAGACGTTAATATTGTCCACAAAGTATGGAGTATGTTGGAAACCAACGCACAAATGTTGACGATGAAGGATTCCAGCATACCAACCATTGCAACAACTCCATCAGCCCGGCCATAGGAGTTGCATGGAGAAGGAAGACAAAAATAAAGCCGATGAAGAGGGGCAACAAGTGACAGCAGTGCGTCGTCACAGGGAGAAAATAGTCCTGGAGAGAAATTAGGATGAATATAAATAGAAAGCATAGAGGGTGGGATGGGAAAGCTAAAGCTGGCTGACTCTAGACCAGTTAGTGTGCTGGGGGACGTCCAGTGACAGAAGGGCATCGTGCCTTTCTATCAGCAGACACGGTAAAAATAATCAGCTTTATGAatctgagagaaaaaaacaactctaatatttttatgtgtgtgtctgactgcATAGGACAcatgcagaagaagaaaaaagaagaagaaacaaaagcaaactgtGGACAGTGGCTGCACATTTTATTCAGTGTGACAGGTAGCTGCCCTTTCAAAGTTTTCAGAATGTGACAGCAAggcaatgacaaaaaaaaggaggaggaggagaagaagcacagcttttttaaaagtgaaagcATGGCTAGCAGTTTGTGGCAAATATCTTTTTGCTATCCCTACATACATAAAAAGACAGAACCTTCCAGACATGATTCATTTGTGTCTCTGCCCGCCGGGAGCACTGAGGTCCCATGTATACGATGGTTTCATCATGCCTGGCAAGATCGGTCAAGCACATAGAAAAAATCTGGAATCCCGTTTTTAGCTCAGGTCTGACCTTTAAGCATCCTTAGCCCTCTGGAAAACTGCGCACCCACATtgacacaatacaaaacaaggCTTCTTTAGGACTCTTACAGCATATTGCTTTCAGTGTTTTACTATACATACAAAAGAGTCTGCTGACTGGTTTGTCAGGGTGTGTGTGGAGGGGTATTAACAGAAGGATTCAAGTGTTACAAAATATTTCATGAGAATACATCATGAGCAGTTTATTAGAGTAGCACGGGAGCAGCACTACGGTGGTATTAGAGGAAAACCACAAGCACAATGGGACTATACTactgacttttttctctcattgcAATATTGACCTTTAAATCCTTCATTTGATAACAGCCATTTGAATTGAAATCACTTTCTGATCATGTTTGGCAAAAGTAGGTAATCATACAATTCTGgataaataattattaaatgttaataatCCTCTTATTTCGTTATCATAAACAATAGTACATTGCTTCATTAAATacaggaataaataaataataacacaaTCTACTATCATTGATACCCGCACTGATACCCCGTCTATTCTTCTCAGCCTGTTAGCAGCACACCAGACAGGGTCATTAAGATAAAGATATCATCACAGCTGCCTGTATATCTCTCATGGTGGCTGTGGTGTCTCTACATTTAATGTCAACCTATGAAATAATTCCTGGGAATGATAAAGAAGTAACACAGGCAAAATGTCTCTCAGTGAGCTTTGAAATCTTAAAACAATAACCTAAATCGTTCCAACAGTGATGAACCAAATTCAG contains:
- the asb4 gene encoding ankyrin repeat and SOCS box protein 4, which translates into the protein MVGMLESFIVNICALVSNILHTLWTILTSKPDDLAALGPSHRDFMEDLSPRKLAENQLKQRFLEALHTNNAQEVLEILQTSKLDIDVVLEVEDPSMVLASYKQGYWLPGYKLEKSWAMGIHVCVMYNAVETALVLLQKGAAVNRMPNGKTPLHVACEVSNGDCVALLLAHGAKVNSLSLSGHTPLHYCITRESVECAKQLILKGAKVNKASHNNEEDTPLHTAARFGVPELVALFLAHGASVDAVNSLQETPLMTAAFWAFDTKEQTYSQDHHLVCRLLLDHQADPNIQEADHKTALHKAAWNCDHVLIKMLLEAGANSRAMDINGCSPIQYLLKVTEVRPMAIPDLCFQLLLNYNAARIYPPQFHKVFQNCHDYPRVVEILVNSYSSLKPTRKWRAALPDDCYKRHKDFYDSVFAVCTDAPRSLLHLSRCAIRAALGGFCDRGVAQLPLPLSMKKYLLLEPEGILY